The following coding sequences lie in one Montipora foliosa isolate CH-2021 chromosome 11, ASM3666993v2, whole genome shotgun sequence genomic window:
- the LOC137975876 gene encoding uncharacterized protein yields MSEETKDFMRITGDDDFQGRSNSVFSCLDQLEPACKSDVDSTQTRPRAPMKVPDHVLHPDKWTKYSLEDDGTERTPGMSGDALNRHVALSFMDEMRKRKDNSSDLSESDSDIVMSEKHTFSKSVTKRKLQGDQVPVKSQFVEGVNIMAEYTVGKSPPKVAKVANKGQADELPSATQENPICLEHLNDKDTELDSSNKVSALPKEQQDMEKFAKRKVKSRHGLRMQKSVTEDE; encoded by the coding sequence ATGAGCGAAGAAACGAAGGATTTCATGCGTATAACCGGTGATGATGATTTCCAAGGTCGAAGTAATTCTGTTTTTAGCTGTTTAGATCAACTGGAACCAGCTTGCAAGAGTGACGTTGATTCAACACAGACTCGGCCGCGAGCACCGATGAAAGTTCCAGATCACGTGCTGCATCCAGACAAGTGGACCAAGTACAGTTTGGAAGACGATGGCACAGAAAGAACCCCTGGCATGTCAGGCGATGCGTTGAACAGGCATGTCGCCCTCTCCTTCATGGATGAGATGCGTAAAAGGAAAGATAATTCAAGCGATCTCTCAGAATCAGATTCAGATATAGTTATGTCAGaaaaacataccttttcaaaGTCTGTTACTAAGCGTAAATTACAGGGAGACCAAGTACCTGTTAAGTCACAGTTTGTGGAGGGTGTGAATATTATGGCTGAGTATACAGTTGGCAAATCTCCACCGAAAGTGGCAAAGGTCGCAAACAAGGGGCAAGCAGATGAATTACCGTCTGCAACGCAGGAGAATCCTATTTGTCTTGAGCACTTAAACGATAAAGATACAGAGTTGGACAGCTCAAATAAAGTGTCAGCTCTTCCCAAGGAACAgcaagacatggaaaagtttGCCAAAAGAAAGGTCAAGTCACGCCATGGGCTGCGTATGCAAAAATCAGTTACAGAGGATGAATGA